In the Streptomyces sp. NBC_00525 genome, one interval contains:
- the pdxR gene encoding MocR-like pyridoxine biosynthesis transcription factor PdxR: MERPLPGPRAKPHLAVPVALDRDGGRPLVAQLVEALREAVLSGLLPAGERLPSTRTLAQDLAVSRTVTAEAYTRLEAEGLLASRSGSGTYVARLNRAARRTGTAPAVPAPAAPAPAQAPRPAFALRTGETGPVHEGSDGWARAWRATARTAAPTRYQEAAGLPDLRAAIADHLARTRGLVCAPDDIVVTSGTTQSMDLVLRTLLRAGDTVGCEDPGHPVVRSLIRVHGLEAAPVPVDDDGARVDVLAGRARAPRLMHVTPSHQFPLGVRMGVGRRLDLVMWAREHRSWIVEDDYDSEYRYNGPPLPSLAGLDRERVIYLGTLSKVLTPALRCGYLVAPGGLPRRIAELKDIVDGPLSWPVQHTVLRMLTTGALERRVRRTRLHYARARTVLREALEPVADLVTPTGLEAGLHAVLLLADGIDGARVARRAAELGVEVAPLSAFRHGPSPTEGLVVGYGGLTPDDLAEAAALLVRAIAEHRS, encoded by the coding sequence GTGGAACGGCCGTTACCCGGCCCGCGGGCCAAACCCCATCTGGCCGTGCCCGTCGCCCTCGACCGCGACGGCGGCCGGCCGCTCGTGGCGCAGCTCGTCGAGGCGCTGCGTGAAGCGGTGCTTTCCGGGCTGTTGCCGGCCGGTGAACGGCTGCCCTCGACCCGTACGCTCGCCCAGGACCTGGCCGTGTCCCGCACGGTGACCGCCGAGGCGTACACCCGTCTGGAGGCCGAAGGGCTCCTGGCGAGCCGCTCCGGCTCCGGCACCTACGTCGCGCGGCTCAACCGGGCGGCCCGGCGGACGGGCACCGCCCCGGCGGTCCCGGCCCCGGCCGCGCCCGCCCCGGCGCAGGCGCCGCGCCCCGCGTTCGCCCTGCGCACCGGCGAGACCGGGCCGGTGCACGAGGGCAGCGACGGCTGGGCCCGCGCCTGGCGGGCGACGGCCCGCACGGCGGCCCCGACCCGCTACCAGGAGGCGGCCGGGCTCCCGGACCTGCGCGCCGCGATCGCCGACCACCTGGCCCGGACCCGCGGCCTGGTCTGCGCCCCCGACGACATCGTGGTGACCAGCGGCACGACGCAGTCCATGGACCTGGTGCTCCGTACACTGCTGCGCGCGGGCGACACCGTCGGCTGCGAGGACCCCGGCCATCCCGTGGTCCGCTCCCTCATCCGGGTCCACGGTCTCGAAGCGGCACCGGTGCCGGTCGACGACGACGGCGCACGGGTCGATGTGCTGGCCGGCCGGGCGCGGGCGCCCCGGCTGATGCACGTCACGCCCTCGCACCAGTTCCCGCTGGGGGTACGGATGGGCGTCGGCAGACGGCTCGACCTCGTCATGTGGGCGCGCGAGCACCGCTCCTGGATCGTCGAGGACGACTACGACAGCGAGTACCGCTACAACGGGCCGCCGCTGCCGTCGCTGGCCGGACTCGACCGGGAGCGGGTCATCTACCTCGGTACCCTGTCCAAGGTCCTCACCCCGGCCCTGCGCTGCGGATACCTGGTGGCACCGGGCGGACTGCCCCGGCGCATCGCGGAGTTGAAGGACATCGTGGACGGCCCGCTGAGCTGGCCGGTGCAGCACACCGTGCTGCGGATGCTCACCACCGGCGCGCTGGAACGGCGCGTCCGCCGGACCCGGCTGCACTACGCACGCGCCAGGACCGTACTGCGGGAGGCGCTGGAGCCGGTCGCCGACCTGGTGACGCCGACCGGTCTGGAGGCAGGGCTGCACGCCGTCCTGCTGCTGGCGGACGGCATCGACGGCGCGCGGGTGGCGCGCCGGGCCGCCGAACTCGGCGTCGAGGTCGCCCCGTTGTCCGCGTTCCGGCACGGCCCGTCCCCCACCGAGGGGCTGGTGGTCGGGTACGGCGGCCTCACCCCGGACGATCTCGCCGAAGCGGCCGCGCTGCTCGTCCGGGCGATCGCCGAACACCGCTCGTAA
- the gntD gene encoding guanitoxin biosynthesis L-enduracididine beta-hydroxylase GntD → MSNLTVPTAPELTPRAADGVPCLELTDTERTRVQDIADHMLDTEPGLPLEQRLDQLSLLAHELPARVRATFGQFRLTGRPFGGFVISNLPIDEAEAGPTPLSYTDVPDSREAQRAAASLLLLGSLLGDPVSYLTQQRGRMVLDLFPIAGHENEQLGSSSTVNLEWHNEDAFHPLRADWIMLIGLRNHDKVPTTFAPVQEVELDDRTREVLFQERFVILPDESHTASFNAGTTGVEEGDWVAEAFRKIAEMNEEPRRTSVLSGNPDSPFICIDPAFMPRDLDPEAAAALDAVVKGIDAKLRDVSLAPGEMLIVDNKRAVHGRRPFAARYDGTDRWLRRINVMADLRKAEGRRYSDHGRALV, encoded by the coding sequence GTGTCGAATTTGACCGTGCCCACGGCCCCCGAGCTGACTCCGCGCGCCGCCGACGGGGTGCCGTGCCTGGAGCTCACGGACACCGAGCGGACCCGGGTCCAGGACATCGCGGATCACATGCTGGACACCGAGCCCGGCCTGCCGCTGGAGCAGCGGCTCGACCAGCTCTCCCTTCTCGCCCACGAGCTGCCGGCGCGGGTACGGGCCACCTTCGGTCAATTCCGCCTCACCGGACGCCCGTTCGGCGGCTTCGTGATATCGAACCTGCCGATCGACGAGGCCGAGGCCGGCCCCACCCCGCTCAGCTACACGGACGTGCCGGACAGCCGGGAGGCCCAGCGGGCCGCCGCGTCCCTGCTGCTGCTCGGCTCGCTCCTGGGCGACCCGGTCTCCTACCTCACCCAGCAGCGCGGCCGGATGGTCCTCGACCTCTTCCCGATCGCCGGCCACGAGAACGAGCAGCTGGGCTCCAGCTCCACGGTCAACCTGGAGTGGCACAACGAGGACGCCTTCCACCCGCTGCGCGCGGACTGGATCATGCTCATCGGGCTGCGGAACCACGACAAGGTGCCCACCACGTTCGCCCCCGTCCAGGAGGTCGAACTCGACGACCGGACCCGCGAGGTGCTCTTCCAGGAGCGGTTCGTGATCCTGCCGGACGAGTCGCACACCGCGAGCTTCAACGCCGGCACCACCGGCGTCGAGGAGGGCGACTGGGTCGCGGAGGCGTTCCGCAAGATCGCCGAGATGAACGAGGAGCCCCGCCGCACCTCGGTGCTCTCCGGGAACCCGGACTCGCCCTTCATCTGCATCGACCCCGCGTTCATGCCGCGCGACCTCGACCCGGAGGCGGCCGCCGCCCTGGACGCCGTCGTCAAGGGCATCGACGCCAAGCTGCGCGACGTCTCGCTCGCGCCGGGCGAGATGCTGATCGTCGACAACAAGCGGGCCGTGCACGGCCGTCGCCCGTTCGCCGCCCGCTACGACGGGACGGACCGCTGGCTGCGCCGCATCAACGTGATGGCCGACCTGCGCAAGGCGGAGGGACGCCGCTACTCCGACCACGGCCGGGCCCTGGTCTGA
- a CDS encoding ATP-grasp domain-containing protein: MSDSLPGTGERRTRVLIVEPVSSGTRMVEDAHRLGFEVVVASAGVDDRSLPPGFERFVDTLLTVDTNDERALADAVTAFHAAHPLDALVPGAEFYIPAVTRLVHRLGLPGLPLEAVDLVRDKALMRERTAEAGLRVPRHVRAGTPEEVERAAEVIGFPCVIKPVESSGSIHVRRADTAGELRAAYGELAGDRRLDLGFAMDTRVVVEEYVTGPEFSADGYVHDGEVVVLSVTRKLLGPEPYFVELGHIVRSAVPAPVLDRITEYVRGVTEAVRITSGPFHCELRLPGDEPVLIEIAARLPGDRITELVQLSTGTSMSRVMLAAYLGRTPEELRAEVGRQVKCAGIRYFTAPGLTSYTELKGWDEVAARPEVTETGVLIGPGEEIPPPHDFRGRIGYALFAADSPEQAREIWQSLGETVVPVP, encoded by the coding sequence ATGTCAGACTCGCTCCCCGGCACCGGTGAACGGCGTACCAGGGTCCTCATCGTCGAGCCGGTCTCCTCGGGCACCAGAATGGTCGAGGACGCCCATCGGCTCGGGTTCGAGGTCGTCGTGGCCAGCGCCGGGGTGGACGACCGCAGCTTGCCGCCCGGCTTCGAGCGGTTCGTGGACACCCTGCTCACCGTCGACACCAACGACGAACGCGCGCTGGCGGACGCCGTGACGGCCTTCCACGCCGCACACCCGCTGGACGCGCTCGTGCCGGGTGCGGAGTTCTACATCCCGGCCGTGACCCGCCTGGTGCACCGCCTCGGCCTGCCGGGCCTGCCGCTGGAAGCCGTCGACCTCGTCCGCGACAAGGCCCTGATGCGGGAGCGGACCGCCGAGGCCGGGCTGCGGGTGCCGCGGCACGTCCGGGCCGGGACGCCGGAGGAGGTCGAGCGGGCCGCCGAGGTCATCGGCTTCCCGTGTGTGATCAAGCCGGTCGAGTCGTCGGGCAGCATCCACGTCCGCCGCGCCGACACGGCCGGCGAACTGCGCGCGGCCTACGGGGAACTGGCCGGGGACCGCCGGCTGGACCTGGGCTTCGCCATGGACACCCGGGTCGTCGTCGAGGAGTACGTGACCGGTCCCGAGTTCAGCGCCGACGGCTATGTGCACGACGGCGAGGTCGTGGTCCTCTCGGTGACCCGCAAACTCCTCGGCCCCGAGCCGTACTTCGTGGAGCTGGGGCACATCGTCCGGTCCGCCGTCCCGGCCCCCGTCCTGGACCGGATCACGGAGTACGTGCGGGGCGTCACCGAGGCCGTCCGCATCACCTCCGGCCCGTTCCACTGCGAACTCCGGCTGCCCGGCGACGAACCGGTGCTGATCGAGATCGCCGCCCGGCTGCCCGGCGACCGGATCACCGAACTGGTCCAGCTCTCCACCGGGACCTCGATGTCACGGGTGATGCTCGCCGCGTACCTGGGCCGGACGCCGGAGGAACTGCGCGCGGAGGTCGGACGGCAGGTGAAGTGCGCGGGCATCCGCTACTTCACCGCCCCCGGACTGACCAGCTACACCGAGCTGAAGGGCTGGGACGAGGTCGCCGCACGCCCCGAGGTGACGGAGACCGGCGTGCTGATTGGTCCGGGCGAGGAGATCCCGCCCCCGCACGACTTCCGCGGCCGCATCGGGTACGCGCTGTTCGCGGCCGACTCGCCGGAACAGGCGCGGGAGATCTGGCAGAGCCTCGGCGAGACGGTGGTCCCCGTCCCGTAG
- a CDS encoding MFS transporter, whose translation MTPLPSRPAGAVHRYYALRAVGWMTDQLIQFLLPVLAYQATGELSWSGLVLAAQWVPRLLSLPVAGYLADRYPEQRIYRANDLVRVGLGVVAAVLTVILESHAFAVVIVFALLAGICCEQVLVAGEKLAGTLVAPEDMHRAQSVLSGIEQGTLLLAPVVGGALLLTGPLPIVVVVASLFGVSLLLSLGLPRAERTAAPGSVPVPAPVLAPEPVTGGGKGEGKGGGRGSAARRLLGDSVTGIRNVVRIPVLRTIVLATMCVNIMLGLIQGVAPALADRYGHNEGALGLVYSAAGLVAMVTLTAAPRLIRRFGFLAVAAVSTVVQGVVFIALGPTTGFLFFAALVAVFMAGDSVFSVVIRTLRLRVVVSEEFGRTVAAVSLLNFLSLPLAGGLLAVTGHAVPLVVLIPVVGAAAMACLAVLMVRLKRYMAAEPALYATERPAVEADGPARAAHPAM comes from the coding sequence ATGACCCCCCTCCCCTCGCGCCCGGCCGGTGCCGTGCACCGCTACTACGCGCTGCGCGCGGTCGGCTGGATGACCGACCAGCTCATCCAGTTCCTGCTTCCGGTGCTCGCCTACCAGGCCACCGGCGAACTCTCCTGGTCCGGGCTCGTCCTGGCCGCCCAGTGGGTGCCCCGGCTGCTGTCGCTGCCGGTCGCCGGGTATCTCGCCGACCGGTATCCCGAGCAGCGCATCTACCGGGCCAACGACCTCGTCCGGGTGGGGCTCGGCGTGGTGGCGGCCGTGCTCACCGTGATCCTGGAGAGCCATGCCTTCGCCGTCGTGATCGTCTTCGCCCTGCTGGCCGGGATCTGCTGCGAGCAGGTCCTCGTGGCGGGCGAGAAGCTCGCGGGCACGCTCGTGGCGCCGGAGGACATGCACCGGGCGCAGAGCGTGCTGAGCGGGATCGAGCAGGGCACGCTGCTGCTGGCTCCCGTCGTCGGCGGGGCCCTGCTGCTGACCGGCCCGCTGCCGATCGTGGTGGTGGTCGCGAGCCTGTTCGGGGTGAGCCTGCTGCTCAGCCTCGGCCTGCCGCGCGCGGAGCGGACCGCCGCGCCGGGCTCGGTCCCGGTCCCGGCCCCGGTCCTCGCCCCGGAGCCGGTTACGGGCGGGGGAAAGGGCGAGGGGAAGGGCGGGGGCAGGGGTTCCGCGGCGCGCCGGCTGCTGGGGGACTCGGTGACCGGAATCCGCAACGTGGTGCGGATTCCGGTGCTCAGGACCATCGTCCTGGCCACCATGTGCGTCAACATCATGCTGGGCCTGATCCAGGGCGTGGCCCCCGCTCTCGCGGACCGCTACGGCCACAACGAGGGCGCGCTGGGCCTCGTGTACTCGGCCGCCGGGCTGGTGGCCATGGTGACGCTGACCGCGGCGCCCCGGCTGATCCGGCGCTTCGGCTTCCTGGCGGTGGCCGCCGTCAGCACGGTGGTGCAGGGCGTCGTCTTCATCGCGCTGGGGCCCACCACCGGATTCCTCTTCTTCGCCGCCCTGGTCGCGGTGTTCATGGCGGGTGACAGCGTGTTCAGCGTCGTCATCCGCACGCTGCGGCTGCGGGTCGTGGTGAGCGAGGAGTTCGGGCGCACGGTCGCCGCCGTTTCCCTGCTGAACTTCCTGTCGCTGCCCCTGGCCGGTGGACTGCTCGCGGTGACCGGCCACGCGGTGCCGCTCGTGGTGCTCATCCCGGTGGTCGGCGCGGCGGCGATGGCCTGCCTCGCGGTGCTGATGGTGCGGCTCAAGCGGTACATGGCCGCCGAGCCGGCTCTGTACGCGACCGAGCGGCCCGCCGTCGAGGCGGACGGGCCGGCTCGGGCCGCACATCCCGCCATGTGA
- a CDS encoding acyl carrier protein: MPAHPLPPLTAETTHEEVRERISAVWRDLFAEPGLRIEDDDNFFSLGASSLLAMRMVTVLSEELEVPLSMLAVVENPTLGGLVRHVRELSAAGSDREVGEL, from the coding sequence ATGCCCGCACACCCCCTGCCGCCCCTCACCGCCGAGACGACGCACGAGGAGGTCCGCGAACGGATCTCGGCGGTCTGGCGTGATCTGTTCGCAGAGCCCGGCCTGCGGATCGAGGACGACGACAACTTCTTCTCGCTGGGCGCCTCGTCGCTCCTGGCGATGCGGATGGTCACGGTCCTCTCGGAGGAGCTGGAGGTCCCGCTCTCGATGCTCGCGGTGGTCGAGAACCCCACGCTCGGCGGACTGGTCCGCCATGTGCGGGAGCTGTCCGCGGCCGGCTCCGACCGTGAGGTCGGCGAACTGTGA